Proteins encoded by one window of Arachis ipaensis cultivar K30076 chromosome B04, Araip1.1, whole genome shotgun sequence:
- the LOC107638400 gene encoding uncharacterized protein LOC107638400, translating into MKRMGISSECEQGSNSVNGNGNGNGNVNAVEVECVKCDSCGFTEECTPAYISRLRQRYQGRWLCGLCVEAVKDELLRSDTLISTEEALNRHISFCRDFRASAKPEHPLFAMARILRRSLDSSSSSPRPLRTNSTGALPPLHRVQTAPPAALLRSDSCFSSISGV; encoded by the coding sequence atgAAGAGAATGGGAATTTCTTCAGAGTGTGAGCAAGGTAGTAACAGTGTCAACGGTAACGGTAACGGTAACGGAAACGTGAACGCGGTTGAAGTAGAGTGCGTGAAATGCGACTCATGCGGCTTCACGGAAGAATGCACGCCGGCGTACATTTCACGGTTGCGGCAGCGCTACCAGGGACGCTGGCTCTGCGGCCTCTGCGTCGAGGCGGTCAAGGACGAGCTTCTCAGATCCGACACCCTCATCTCCACCGAAGAAGCTCTCAACCGCCACATCTCTTTCTGCAGAGACTTCAGAGCTTCAGCCAAACCAGAGCACCCTCTCTTCGCCATGGCACGAATCCTTCGAAGAAGTTTggattcctcttcttcttctccgagGCCTCTCCGGACCAATTCCACCGGAGCACTTCCACCGCTTCATCGTGTTCAAACTGCTCCACCAGCCGCTCTTCTTCGATCCGACAGTTGCTTCTCATCTATATCAGGGGTATAA
- the LOC107638399 gene encoding protein LURP-one-related 6-like gives MLPVISKLYCRGGETEFVVRMRPHAVYGGGLVVTDCSSHKVVFRVDGCGVLGKRDELILRDADSVPLLLMRRKGAGFVEALCFNKVWKGYRLDQLEPSGSVVKKQLVFSLKESSSSSCFISKGGGPIRITTQPRIFSNKSWDFEIKGYFPDKCCSILDCQGNVVGITKELETFKDVYHVVVNPGMDQAFVFGVIAILDYIYGESTICPS, from the coding sequence ATGCTGCCTGTAATTAGCAAGTTGTACTGTCGGGGTGGTGAGACGGAATTCGTGGTAAGGATGAGGCCGCATGCGGTGTACGGAGGGGGTTTGGTGGTGACGGATTGTAGCAGCCACAAGGTTGTGTTTAGGGTGGATGGTTGCGGTGTTCTTGGTAAAAGGGATGAACTCATTCTAAGAGACGCTGACTCTGTTCCTTTGCTTCTCATGCGTCGAAAGGGTGCAGGATTCGTTGAAGCGCTCTGCTTTAATAAGGTTTGGAAAGGTTACCGTTTAGATCAGTTGGAACCCTCTGGATCCGTGGTGAAGAAGCAGTTGGTTTTCAGTTTGAaggagtcatcatcatcatcttgttTTATTTCAAAAGGAGGTGGCCCAATCAGAATCACCACTCAACCGAGGATTTTTAGTAACAAATCCTGGGATTTCGAGATCAAAGGATATTTTCCTGACAAGTGTTGCAGCATTCTTGATTGTCAAGGCAACGTGGTTGGgatcaccaaggaattggagaCATTCAAGGATGTGTACCATGTAGTCGTCAATCCAGGGATGGATCAAGCCTTTGTTTTTGGTGTCATTGCTATCCTTGACTACATTTACGGCGAATCTACTATCTGCCCATCGTGA
- the LOC107637504 gene encoding guanine nucleotide-binding protein subunit gamma 3-like isoform X1, which produces MATAASSSSLPSLPPPSPKSPPDLYGKRRDTARLHMLDREITFLEVELKNVEALQPASACCKEVADFVVANSDPLLPSRSKKNRKSCRFWKWLCGLPCLNLSWICCCCFCCEGLPVHLKLPSCHCCRPCSCCSCSCNCLPSINCSLPKWLCCCLCPTSSSNCCKGSNCCSFSKSSCCRWSSCCSCSRSKCCKWRRRSCFSCSCPQSKCCQGSCGFGNCCILPSSCSFQCPSCPSCCSCKCSCTCSCPSCPKVHPCCCCTKSFWRSAFCCFCC; this is translated from the exons ATGGCcactgctgcttcttcttcctcccttCCTTCTCTCCCACCACCTTCCCCCAAGTCACCCCCTGACTTGTACGGCAAGCGCCGCGACAccgccaggcttcacatgctggACAGAGAAATCACTTTTCTCGAg GTTGAGTTGAAAAATGTTGAAGCCCTTCAACCAGCTTCAGCATGCTGCAAAGA GGTTGCTGATTTTGTGGTCGCCAACTCTGATCCTCTCTTACCTTC CAGAAGCAAGAAGAATCGCAAGTCATGCCGCTTTTGGAAGTGGCTCtg TGGTTTGCCATGTTTAAACTTGTCTTGGATCTGCTGCTGCTGCTTCTGCTGTGAAGGCTTACCTGTACATCTGAAATTACCAAGCTGCCACTGCTGCAGGCCATGCAGTTGCTGCAGCTGCAGCTGCAATTGTCTTCCCTCCATCAATTGCTCCTTGCCAAAATGGCTGTGCTGCTGCTTGTGTCCCACTTCGTCATCAAATTGCTGTAAAGGGAGTAACTGCTGCTCATTTTCCAAATCAAGTTGCTGTAGATGGAGCAGCTGCTGTTCTTGTTCCAGATCAAAGTGCTGTAAATGGAGGAGGAGGAGCTGCTTCAGTTGCTCTTGTCCTCAATCAAAATGCTGCCAAGGTAGCTGCGGCTTCGGAAACTGCTGCATTCTCCCAAGCAGTTGCAGTTTTCAGTGTCCATCTTGCCCTTCTTGCTGCAGTTGCAAATGCTCCTGCACTTGTTCTTGCCCCAGTTGTCCCAAGGTACACCCTTGCTGCTGCTGTACAAAGTCCTTTTGGAGAAGTGCTTTCTGCTGTTTCTGTTGTTAG
- the LOC107637504 gene encoding guanine nucleotide-binding protein subunit gamma 3-like isoform X2, with translation MATAASSSSLPSLPPPSPKSPPDLYGKRRDTARLHMLDREITFLEVELKNVEALQPASACCKEVADFVVANSDPLLPSSKKNRKSCRFWKWLCGLPCLNLSWICCCCFCCEGLPVHLKLPSCHCCRPCSCCSCSCNCLPSINCSLPKWLCCCLCPTSSSNCCKGSNCCSFSKSSCCRWSSCCSCSRSKCCKWRRRSCFSCSCPQSKCCQGSCGFGNCCILPSSCSFQCPSCPSCCSCKCSCTCSCPSCPKVHPCCCCTKSFWRSAFCCFCC, from the exons ATGGCcactgctgcttcttcttcctcccttCCTTCTCTCCCACCACCTTCCCCCAAGTCACCCCCTGACTTGTACGGCAAGCGCCGCGACAccgccaggcttcacatgctggACAGAGAAATCACTTTTCTCGAg GTTGAGTTGAAAAATGTTGAAGCCCTTCAACCAGCTTCAGCATGCTGCAAAGA GGTTGCTGATTTTGTGGTCGCCAACTCTGATCCTCTCTTACCTTC AAGCAAGAAGAATCGCAAGTCATGCCGCTTTTGGAAGTGGCTCtg TGGTTTGCCATGTTTAAACTTGTCTTGGATCTGCTGCTGCTGCTTCTGCTGTGAAGGCTTACCTGTACATCTGAAATTACCAAGCTGCCACTGCTGCAGGCCATGCAGTTGCTGCAGCTGCAGCTGCAATTGTCTTCCCTCCATCAATTGCTCCTTGCCAAAATGGCTGTGCTGCTGCTTGTGTCCCACTTCGTCATCAAATTGCTGTAAAGGGAGTAACTGCTGCTCATTTTCCAAATCAAGTTGCTGTAGATGGAGCAGCTGCTGTTCTTGTTCCAGATCAAAGTGCTGTAAATGGAGGAGGAGGAGCTGCTTCAGTTGCTCTTGTCCTCAATCAAAATGCTGCCAAGGTAGCTGCGGCTTCGGAAACTGCTGCATTCTCCCAAGCAGTTGCAGTTTTCAGTGTCCATCTTGCCCTTCTTGCTGCAGTTGCAAATGCTCCTGCACTTGTTCTTGCCCCAGTTGTCCCAAGGTACACCCTTGCTGCTGCTGTACAAAGTCCTTTTGGAGAAGTGCTTTCTGCTGTTTCTGTTGTTAG
- the LOC107638398 gene encoding subtilisin-like protease SBT1.8, which produces MASTCSISMVMIAMMLQCLLCEAMATSTKKTYIVHMKHKHHNPSKRDWYTATLEYHNSHSDSLLYSYETAYNGFAASLSKDQAQLLRRSDSVLAVYEDTRYTLHTTRTPEFLGLQKASNLWEGHTIQDLDHASNDIIIGILDTGVWPETNSFDDSGMPPVPTRWRGQCEPAPDFDPSLCNRKLIGARTFSKGYLLSSGGGYMVREKDQVSPRDREGHGTHTATTAAGSAVPNATLLGYATGTARGMAPQARIAAYKVCWTGGCYASDILAGIDQAIQDGVDVLSLSLGGSSTAYHRDTIAIGTFAAVQKGIFVACSAGNNGPRQGSVANVAPWVMTVGAGTLDRDFPAYVKIGNGKRFSGVSLYGGEGLGDEPVGLVYFTDKSNSSSSVCLPGSLEPSLVRGKVVVCDRGLNARAEKSAVVREAGGVGMILANTAASGEEVVADSHLVPAVAVGRSAGDEIREYASLDPNPTAVLSFGGTVLNVRPSPVVAAFSSRGPNGVTPQILKPDIIGPGVNILAGWSEAVGPSGLTKDTRKTQFNIMSGTSMSCPHISGLGALLKAAHPDWSPSAIKSALMTTASTHDNTNSPFKDAAGGDFSTPWAHGAGYVNPQKAFSPGLVYDATTDDYVAFLCSLDYYTPETIQLIVKNPNVNCSVRFDEAGQLNYPSFSVVFGTKKRAVAYTRTLTNVGAAGSVYDVDVDGPSVVAITVKPTRLVFAQVGEKQSYTVTFVSNKSADDYSLLSKFGSIVWSNQVHQVRSPVAFAWTDDS; this is translated from the exons ATGGCCTCAACGTGTTCCATCTCCATGGTTATGATAGCGATGATGCTACAATGTCTATTATGTGAAGCGATGGCCACCAGCACAAAGAAAACTTACATAGTTCACATGAAACACAAACATCACAACCCTTCCAAGCGAGACTGGTACACAGCAACACTTGAATATCATAACTCCCACTCCGATTCCCTGCTCTACTCATACGAAACCGCTTATAATGGCTTTGCCGCTTCCCTCAGCAAGGACCAGGCACAGTTACTACGCCGTTCCGATTCGGTGCTTGCGGTTTACGAGGACACACGCTACACCCTCCACACAACAAGGACACCGGAGTTCTTGGGCCTCCAGAAGGCTTCAAACTTGTGGGAAGGCCACACCATTCAGGATCTCGACCATGCTTCCAACGACATTATCATCGGAATCCTCGACACCGGGGTGTGGCCGGAGACAAACAGCTTCGACGATTCCGGCATGCCTCCGGTTCCCACAAGGTGGCGCGGACAATGCGAGCCAGCTCCGGATTTCGATCCTTCCCTATGTAACAGAAAGCTCATTGGCGCCAGGACTTTCTCCAAGGGCTACTTATTGTCCTCCGGTGGCGGTTACATGGTTAGGGAGAAGGACCAAGTGTCTCCACGCGACCGTGAAGGACATGGAACCCATACTGCTACTACTGCTGCAGGCTCCGCCGTCCCCAACGCCACTTTACTTGGTTACGCCACTGGAACGGCGCGTGGTATGGCACCACAGGCGCGCATCGCGGCGTACAAGGTCTGCTGGACAGGCGGCTGCTATGCCTCCGACATTCTCGCGGGGATTGATCAAGCGATCCAGGACGGCGTCGACGTGCTCTCGCTCTCTCTCGGAGGCTCCTCCACCGCCTACCACCGGGACACCATTGCCATTGGAACCTTCGCGGCGGTGCAGAAAGGAATCTTCGTGGCCTGCTCGGCAGGGAACAATGGTCCTCGTCAGGGATCTGTCGCCAATGTGGCTCCCTGGGTGATGACCGTCGGAGCCGGAACCCTAGATCGGGATTTCCCAGCTTATGTTAAAATCGGAAATGGAAAACGATTCAGCGGTGTTTCTCTTTACGGTGGAGAAGGTTTAGGAGACGAACCGGTCGGATTGGTTTATTTCACCGATAAATCCAATTCGTCGAGCAGCGTTTGCTTGCCCGGTTCGCTGGAACCGTCGCTTGTGCGAGGGAAGGTGGTGGTTTGCGACAGAGGGCTCAATGCGCGGGCGGAGAAGAGTGCGGTGGTGAGAGAAGCTGGAGGTGTGGGGATGATACTGGCGAACACGGCGGCGAGCGGCGAGGAAGTGGTGGCGGACAGCCATCTTGTACCGGCCGTAGCTGTGGGGAGAAGCGCGGGAGATGAGATCAGAGAGTACGCTTCGTTGGATCCTAATCCAACGGCTGTGCTTAGCTTCGGTGGAACTGTTCTGAACGTGAGGCCTTCGCCAGTTGTGGCCGCGTTCAGTTCCCGTGGGCCCAATGGAGTTACGCCTCAGATTCTTAAGCCCGATATTATTGGGCCTGGTGTTAACATTTTGGCGGGATGGTCCGAGGCTGTTGGCCCGTCTGGGTTAACGAAGGATACTCGCAAAACCCAATTCAATATCATGTCAG GTACGTCAATGTCATGTCCACACATAAGCGGATTGGGTGCGTTGTTGAAAGCAGCCCATCCAGATTGGAGTCCAAGTGCCATCAAATCGGCACTCATGACAACTGCTTCTACACACGACAACACCAACTCCCCTTTTAAGGATGCTGCCGGAGGAGACTTTTCAACCCCCTGGGCTCATGGTGCCGGGTATGTGAACCCACAAAAGGCATTCTCTCCAGGGCTTGTGTACGACGCAACCACCGATGATTACGTTGCCTTCTTGTGCTCCTTGGACTACTATACGCCTGAGACTATACAGCTTATTGTTAAGAATCCCAACGTGAATTGTTCCGTGAGATTTGATGAGGCGGGGCAGTTGAACTACCCGTCGTTTTCGGTTGTGTTTGGGACCAAGAAGAGGGCTGTTGCGTACACTCGGACGTTGACCAATGTTGGGGCAGCAGGATCCGTgtatgatgtggatgttgatggaCCATCCGTCGTGGCAATAACGGTGAAGCCCACAAGGCTTGTGTTCGCCCAAGTTGGGGAAAAGCAATCTTACACGGTCACCTTTGTGTCCAACAAGAGTGCTGATGATTACTCGCTTCTTTCCAAATTCGGTAGCATTGTGTGGAGCAATCAAGTGCACCAAGTTAGGAGCCCAGTTGCTTTTGCATGGACTGATGATTCGTGA